The following DNA comes from Metopolophium dirhodum isolate CAU chromosome 8, ASM1992520v1, whole genome shotgun sequence.
TTAAACACATGTTAACTTTTCCTTCGAGAAGAATTAAACACAAGTTTATAAAGGCTtagaaaaacaacaatttattaaagtaaACGAGGCAATCGAATAATGTTGCGTCACCAAGGTCACCAATCGCTACGAAACGCGCGACAACAACTAACTATAGTCGGGGACACGAAAAGTGGCGTGTGACCGACGCGATCCAAGCGGTTAAATCGTCTAATGGGTTCTTAAACAGACAATACTAAATGCCgcgcttttttaaaaatatttacatattatctataataataaaaaccaaaacaacaaaatcgtactattaatataaaaaattttatttaaaaacatcttatcattttatatgcttatgttatatatttacaaattattatttttacaaaatactataaacaacattatatatacaattttaatttacctaattAAAGTCGAAATTAGTTACCAAATATGTCTTCATCATTATCTGTGTCTTCATCATCACTTGAATCACTATCACCTGGTAATATGGTCAATATAATAGGTTCTAATATGGCATCCCTGTGAACTTCTTTTTCATAGTCTTGCGATTGAATAGTTTCTGCATGTCGTACACATTTCTCCCAGTCTTGTACAGTCACTGAATCTAACGCTTCATGAGTCAAACGTTCAATGTCTACCATCTTgaaagtgttattttttttggcaACTTCATTTTTAACTTAAGCCCAAATCAACTCAATAGCGTTATATTGGCAGTGATAGGGAGGAAGTCGTATCACCTCATGACCTCTTTCTTATGCCAACTGATCAAGGAGATACGATTTTTCACGtggcattatatttttcaccttCATTTTGAGTTCGGCTAATGTTTCTAGATTACTGTAgggaatatttttatctttaagcCATTTTTGTACATCCGATTTTCTAGAATTACTCTTAGGATAATTTTCAGCCAAGGTCGAATGATATGAAGCGTTATCCATAACAATAATAGAGGGCTCTTCAAGATGATTGAGTAAATCAAAAAACCACTCTTTATACACCTCAGCATTCATTTGGTTATGGTAGTCTGTAGTATTACCAGTGTTACTAcgaaaaactaattttgaatCCTTAATAAAATCGTAGCGGGCGCATCCTGCGTGACACACAATCAGTCGACCCCCCTTGCCAATTGGAACCTTTAATCCTTCCGTACCTTCATTGTTCTGCCAAATAATGGATCGTGAGTGATTTTGATTAACCCAAGTCTCATCAACATAAACAACAGGGCGACTATCGTTATTTTTACGCAGTGTGCACATTTTTCTGAGGAATGTGCACCGTAGAGCAACTATGTCTAAACGTTCCATTAAAAATTTGCGCCCGTCATTACActtcttaaatgaaaaattcaaatttttaagaaCGCGTCGCATTGACCTAACGCTTCcagtgtaattatttttttctcggtAAGTGTTGAGTATGGAAAAGGCAGTCGGGTACTCACCTCTATCATAAAAGTCGTGAATAATTCTTCTGACTATATCTCAATAAAAATCGTCCAACTCGGTTTGAATTTTCGCGCGTTTATATGTTTTACGCGGAGATTTAAAAAATGGAACAACTCGTTGTTCATCTTGCgtgttttctgatttttttgcTTCGGAGCAAATGCGGCTTACGGTGCGAAGTGAAATTCCACATGCCTGGGATGTAAGGTCTTGAGCACATTTAAAAAAGTCTGGCGTTAAATCCGGTTTTttagataaattttttaaaaatatatacacgctatgtataatttttttagattgacTATGAATATCTTTATCAttaaaagacattttaaaaaattacaaaataacagcacagtaaataaataactaaaacgCACAGGCAATACAACACTAAACAGTTAACACACGAATGTACCTACTCGTCAACCACTTGCGAGCTACTAAAGGTACATGCTATAGTATTTCATTGTACATTTAGTATAAAAACAACCCCTCTTTCCCCACACAATGCAAGGGAAAATAACAGCTGCAACAAACCATAGACCTATATAACAGGTATATGCAACAAACAACCTGAAAGCCatagaataaaaaaagtaaccttattttttttatgatgtgtACAATGCACAAAATGTTACGCTGCGCGCGCGAAATACGCCGCATGCGCCGCATGTTGAGAACCACCGACCGCAGGCCGGGTGTGGGTTGGGGTACAGTCGAGGTCACACGCCACTTTTCGTGTCCCCGACTATAGTGACAAAgacaaataattaacaatatcaaAACCCACATCTCTTCTAGATAGCATCAAGCACATACGCCGCCATCTAGGGGAGTTAACACTCGGCCTTCCTGCTTAGGACTGTTGTCCTCaacagttacattttttttttatataatacagaataacaatcctacaaaaaaaaaaccaattaaataaaagtagtataactaatcaacattttaactaagCATCTTTTCATAACAAACATAACATGTAACAATTCAAAAGTTattaacagttttaaataatacaatatataacaatttagtttctaataaattaataataattatacaaggACAAATATATATACCAACCAAATAAGGTAAaagaaatgtaaaatttaaacatagtCTCGAATCCAACCTGGAGGGCGCCTTTTCCCGATAGGTCTACCACCTGCTACTTCCATAGCTTCCTCTCTGGATTCCACCACAGCTTCTTCTACTCGATCGACTCCTGTCTCTTCTCCGCGATTGTCTCCTATCTCTCCATCTTGATCATCATCCGTATCTTCATCTTGGTCATCATCCGTCTCTTCATCTTGCTGGTGCAGCTTCCACGACTTAAGTTGTACAACGTGAGCAGTGGTGGCGAaccgactttttttttcttggttCAACTCAACCACTCTGTACACATCACCAGGTAGCCTCTCAGTCACGACCAGGGGACCCCGATAACGGTTTTGTAGTTTCGTGAATTCTCCAGTGGCCGTAGGTCATCGCTTCATAACCACTACCTCTCCCACAGAGTAGCTCGTGTTGTCGTACGGTTTTTGTCAAACGCAGTCTTTACCTTCTGCTTGGACCTCTCCATTTGCTCCCGTGCTTCTTGCCACAACTGATCTGGCATCGTCCACTCATCGGCTGTCTTAGAAACTGCCCTAAGTGTTCCAAGACGGAACCTAGGTCTATATCCGTGTAGAAATTCAAAAGGCGTCCTAGACGTCACCTTGCTCTCACTGTTGTTAAGGTAACGCTGTATCCTCGGCAGGTCTTGGTCCCAACCATCAGGTTCGCTGCCCTCAGTCATTAACGCAGCCAAAACCACACTATGCACCCTTTCCACTTGGCCATTCGCTCGTGGGTGGCGCGACGAAGCCAACACTAACTGGACTCCCTGGTCTCGAACAGCTTAGAAGTGTAACACGATCCGCGATCCGTGATAAACATTTTGGGCAAGCCATAAGCTTCCACGAACTGGCCCACACAGGTTAACAAAGCTTCAGCTGTAGTGCCTTTCACTGCAAATAAGACAACAAATTTTGTAAAGTTGTCCACCAATACTAGGATATACTTATTTTGACTAGGGGTCGTCACAAAGGGCCCTACATGGTCCATGTGTACAACCTCAAATGGTCGTTGTCCCACCGGTATTGGGTGCAACAACCCTGGTCGTCTGCCCCTCGAGTTCTTCGACAGCAGACACTCAAAACACATATGGATGTGCTGCCTCACATAACGCCTCATCTTAGGGAACCAGAAGTCCTGGAGGAGGTTACTCACCGTCCGATCGATAGCTGGGTGGCCGCTTAGGTCATGCGCCTTCACCAACAAGCTCTTCCGCATTGCCTTGGGCACGACGAAAAGAAGCCGGTCTCCATGCTTCCTGTAAAGCAACCCGTGCTCAACCTTATAGTTGTCGTTTTCGGCTTCTGGAGTAGACTTGACAATTTCCAACTCCCTAGCCACTTCAGGATCCGCGGTCTGGTACATCCGCACCCTATCTTCTTCCGTCATTAATGTACACACCTCGTATCACCCACCCAACTCCTCATCAAAGCCCCGTTCATTCATTGCTACCGGCGCACGTGACAGCGCGTCCACGTGACACATTCGAGTGCCCGGCCGATACTTTACTTCATAATCATACTTATGTAAAGAGTCATGCCAACGTGCGACTTGTGAATTGGTACTTCGGAAGTTTTTCAAGTACACCGACGATTGGCAGTCGGTATACACAACAAATCTCACTCCCAACAGGAACTGTCTTAATTTGTTCATTGACCACACTAAGCACAAAAGTTCTAGCTTACTAGAATGATACCTGGTTTCCGCATCACTGGTCTTTCGACTTGCATAGTAGACAACACGTAGTGGGTCACTCAACTTCACCGATTGCAATAACATGGCGCCCAGACCAATCGTACTGGCGTCTGTGTGCAATTCAGTTGTAGCAGCAACAGGTCTAAACAAAGTCAAAACAGTATCGCTCACCAAAGCTGTCTGTTACTTACGAAAAGCTGCTTCATTTTCTTCACCCCAACGGAACCGTTCTCCTTTCTTGGTCAATTTATTGAGCAGCGCGGCCATCTGGGCAAACTTGGGAATGAACCGTCTGAAAAAGCACGCTAATCCAAGGAAGCGCCTCAACGAATGTGCGTCTTCCGGAACAGGATACTCGTTGATCGCAAGCGTTTTCTTCAGTCCTGGTCTAATTTCACCACCTCCGACTACAAATCCAAGGAACTCAATACTCTTCGAACCGAAAAGACATTTTGACGGTTTTAAGGTCAATGCTGCAGATTTGAGTCGTTCCAACACGGACCTCAACTTAGTTAACAGATCAGACCAATCCGAGCCATCAATCACCATATCGTCCAAGTAATTGTGCACTGTTTTACCTTGCAGCGGCCCTAACACATACTGCATCAGCCTCGTAAATTCGGCGACTGCGCTCGACAGCCCGAATGGCATGCGCGTAAACTGACCTGTCGTGTTAGCTGTGATAAACGCAGTCTTTTCAGCAGCTTCCGGTGTTAGCGGTATTTGGAGATATTCGCTCGCCAACGCCTCAAGCTGTTCCGACATATCCGGCAACGGATAATGTTGACGAATGGTTTGCTTGTTTAAACGCCGATAGTCTACACACAGTCTGTTTTTGCCATCTTGCTTTACAAGCAGTACCGGGCTCGCATAAGGAGAGACCGTATCGACGACCACTCCGCTCGATTTCCACTCTCGCACGATCTTGGCGATTTCTTCACGATCGGCGCGCGTTGTCTAATACGGCCTGCAAACTACTGGCCGACTATTGGGTACCTCATGAATTCCCACGGTCATAAGTGGCGTGCACCCAAGTTCGTCCAAATTCGTTGCGAAACAATCGCGATACTCGTTGACCAGCCCTAACAACGCTGCTTCGTCGTCGACGGACAATTCGGAGTTTACATACCCAAAATCCGTTGTGCGCAAAGGCCTCTTTACCGGCAGGACGTCCACCTCGACGGCATGCAGGTAGTCCGCCTCGTTCCCCAAAGTATCAACTGTGACTTCAGTTCCACCATCATACGGTTCCGCTTTATATATGTGTAGTCTTCCGCCGGACTAATGATAAGCGACCTCGGGTAGGTCTAGCCATGCGCGTCCGATGATGACATCTGGAACCTGTACCGTGTCGCTTACAACTAACAATGTCACCAAACCTGGACATACGTCGTCAACGGCGACGACGGACGCTTGCGTCATGCCAACAGCTCGCACCGACAGCACCGTCGTACTGCCGAGTCCGTAAAGTGGCTTATCCACAGGCTTAATGGGAAGCCCACAGATCACGGCGACACTCGCCTTAATCAATACCGGATGGCAGTCCATGTCAAGCAACACATCAACCTCGCGCCCGTTTATCCGTCCAACGCAGCGATATGGATGCGTGGCGACCTCCCGACACACCACGGCAACGCTAGCTTGGTCCCGCGCGAGACAATTCGGGCGTATATGCCCTTCGGCTCCGCAACCGTAACACGTGTTCTTACGCTTACCGGGGCAATCCCTTGACAGATGTCCCGTTTTCCTGCATACCCAGCAGCAGTTTGAGGTATCCTTGACCGGAACACTTTCCTTCGTTTTCTCTTCGACCGGCTTGGTTCGTGTCCACGCGTGCGTACTAGGCTGCTTCGACGCGTTATAGTCAACTTTCTTTGTGACCTGTTTCCAGTGCCGCATTAAGCCAAATTGCCGCCCCGGGGCAATATAAAATTTGccgcctatatatattttaaaaaaatatcatatgatTTTCACCTCTCTTTTTTCGCTATCATAAACACTGTGAGTTGATCTCGTGTTGTTAAATCAGGAGTCGAGTCTACtataagtgaaaaatatttaaataatttttagtttttttttctataaatatcaatacaattttatctgttgagtaaaaaatcttgaaaatttaatagaaggctcctaggttattgtttcaaaggcagaagaaaaaaattaaaaatctttagtcacagtttttatttataagcatttaaagttcaaattttgacaaaatacggaaaaatcaagaaaattagcaaattattttgagttgagaattcataaaaatttttctttttaaatctaagatttgaaaatgtaatataagattactcataagtttgtctacctttatcaaaaaaaaaatgtctacaagaaacttaaattaaatttttatgagcgtctgaaatttatatttttacaacatttgatattttctcgatttctcatgtaacaattttcttattttattgtaattaaaaaacgaatgactgtagatacttgaaaaattcattaaatgtttatattagcattttctatacaccataaaattttaaaaatattttgactctttttgagctgtttacggacattgtcagttttcaatttttttagtttttttttctataaatatcaataaaattttatttgttgggtaaaaaagtgtgaatatttaatataaagctcctgatatataatagcagttgaaaaatattaaaaatacataggcaacattttttttataagcatttaaagttcaaattttgacaacatttatcaaatttataatttattaactattttgtagttaaaaatgtataaaatgtttaacttttatggctaaggattgaaaatttaaaacaaggctccacgtaaataggttatatataaattactttattcacaataatatcatcaaatatacttgataatatcataggctgactgaccgttttcgctcagaatcgtttttcttatacaatgatattatatcatcgaattcaaatttaacaccatccattacagtgacccatttgtaacctactgtacagcagagcgacttccacttatccacctttttttcttttgctgCTTTTTGGTAAGCTGcaccaattaatttaattcgctTACCAGACATAGTATAGTATtcaataacatacatttaacaAACACAACACTGTCGTCTACCGAAATTGCGTCGAGACTGTCAACAGACGACAGTCGATGATAAGATTACTAAAATGATCGTCAAATACGTATTTTCGCGATTATTATTAGATCATACAGCCCGCATTGCCCGCAACAGCAAACAGGCGACAGCTCTTCGATGTGATTGAGTCACTCGCCGaaaattaaaagctataaaTAACACAGACACACAAATGTGATgcatttagttattattgaatcgttgatagataaaattattattggtattaatatttttaatataataataattattttaaaaatttaatacaaaattcgtAACGgagaacgtataatattataatatgatatattttttaaaaatctgccGCCCCTCAAATCACCTTAAAATTGCCGCCCCGGGGCAATTGCCCCCCCTTGCCCCCCGTTAAATGCGGCTCTGCCTGTTTCGCGTCGTTGGATTTATGTTCAGGAGAATGAATAGCAGCCATCCTAGCCCACTCAAGTAAATCTCCAAGCAGATCTTCTTCTGTCCGATGCGTTCGTCCTAACGCGTACAACGCCATCTCGCGTGAGTACAACCCTTTTAAAGCGTGATCTCGGACTTCATCAAACGGTAGAGCTatactctaatcagaataaccTTGCCCACTTTCGCGCACGCAACTGAGCCGCCGGCAGTCGTCAGACCCCCCGGCGAGAGTCAGGTGCACTGTGATTGGTCGTTAGTTGTCGACCGCTACCGTCATGCGTCGCTATCGACAGCCGCCGCCGTGTATACAGATGTTCATAATAACACgatcgtaataattaataattattacctatatcatgttataatgtatagttttttttcctttaccgtgttttttgtacttttacCTTATTTTTCTGTACCAAACACAATGCTTAcgtagtatacaattattatcaaaaccaAGTACCAATgtaattaatacctatgtaatttgagaaggaaattaaaactaataaataaatacaacttcatatttacaaaaattactcATATTTCTAAAAAAGTCATTTTTCTCTAAAcagtaaataacaaaaatcaaattcatgtttacaaaaattatcgttatatacacaaaaattatagttatatttacaaaaattactcatatttctaaagaagtcatttttttctaaacagtaactaacaaaaatcaaattcatgtttacaaaaattatcgttatatacacaaaaattatagttatatttacaaaaattaaggtCAACATTATTCAGTATCGGAATCCGTTTCAGAAGATGTGTCTCCCGTAATAGTCATCAACAAATCATCTTTCTCCGCGGACAACATCTCATCTATTTTGTTATCGACCTCATAAAATTTTATCTCTTCTTTTTTCGTGTGGCTTATAAAATTTTTCCACATTTGTGAGTCAACTCGATCTATGCCCTCTActagtaatttttttacatcTTGAAGTTTATAAGTTGTGTTGTTCATTCGAACATGGTTCTTCACTGATGACCAAGCAAGCTCAATGGGGTTAAGCTCACAGTGGTATGGGGGGAGTCGTAATACTGTATAACCACTGTTTTTTGCTAGTTCATCaataacatacctattatgttGTGGTTTTAAACGTTTCACTATGAGCAAAAGTTGAGGGATAACCATAGTTCGGTCTACCACTTCTATCCTCCAACCACTTAATTATATCCGCCTTTCGTGTATTCGATGTTGGGGCCTTGTCTATTTTCACGGAATGGTAGGACGCATTGTCCATAACAATTACGGAGTTCGGTTTTAGGCGAGGTAGAGTGCCCTCCATCCATTCACGAAATGTGTCCCCATTCATCTCGTCGTGGTAGtcactcgtattttttttcgattcaaaACACAACAAACCACCGGGGACAAAACCATCTTCAGAGCCGATATGGAGAACAATAAGTCGTTTCCCTTTGCCAGAGGGATTAACAGCACCTGTCGATAGACCTTTTAAGAATGCATCCCGGTGAGACCGTACTGTTGTGTCGACCCACGTTTTCGATGTACAATCGCCAGCATTCACCCATGTTTCGTCGAGAAAATAAATATGTCGACCCTCTTCCCGGTATTTTCTAATGCTATCCAAATACGTTCTTCTCCACCcaacaatttcatttttttcagtCCTAGCACTGTTCCTACTTCGCTTACTGTAACGGAAACCTAAATCTTTTAAAAGATGAAATAAATTTGTGCGCGATACTGTTGGCAAACTGTCGTCGGCTGACACGGCTTGGTGGATTTTATCAATCGTAGGAATTTCACGGCGAAACCAGATGCTATGCACGTGCCTACGTACtgcgttttttgaaaaatcgtcAAAAAGATCGCGAAATGATTTTTTCTTACGTGTTGTTTTTGCGACTGGCACCGTCTTTGTAAGCCTTAATGATCGTGTGGATTGAACGATCGCCAATAGACAATAGTTCTGAAATTTGTTTACGAATTTGCCTCATGGAAATGTTAGGTTCGTccattattatacttttgtacatattaataatacggATTCTTAAATCCTCACTTATAgcctgaaataaaaatatttaaaaaataagtcttAATAAAAATGCTGTCCTGAAAgacatttcaaacaaaaaacatgttttaatcgattaaaaccattttttttgttgaaaaaaacaTGCTTTTTATAAACtcggaatttttatattatacatataatactcaCTTTTCCACTTTTCTGCTTTTTAATTGGTGATGGGCCATATTCAGCATTATCCTCGTCAGAACTGCTTGCCATTTTGGATGAATAATTcacaaaatagtattaaaaaaaacgagATCAAATATCGGAAGGCGGGCAGTGTTTTTATGTGTTACGGAATGAAAGCGTAAACCACTTGTGGCATAGCAACGTGGATACTATAGTTCACTACGTATACAGCTGCAGCGCGTCGGCGGCAGCAGCACAGTCGACATCAGCGCCGACGGTGGCAACAGACATGCGCGAACTCGACGAGTTGTCGTCGATCGGGTGGGCAAggttattctgaatagagtatagatCTCGACACATCCTCACCTTAGGTTGGAAATAATCCATTACATGTTCATCCTTTCTTTGAACTCGTGCTTTAAGGAGGTCATAGCGATCGGACGTGTTCATAGAGCGAATAAAGGTCGATCTGAACCGTGACTCGAAGCTAGGCCAGTCATCAAAACGTCTACCGACGAATCAGTCCCGAGCAGCTCCTTGCATATTCGACTGGACGAACTGTAACCGGTATCCAATCGGCCAACCGTTTGCCGAAGCTATACCATTTACATCGTCAAGCCAATTCTTGGCCTCATGGGACGACTCTCGTCCAGGAAATTGGCATATCGTCTTATTCAAATCAGGAATTACACGAAACTCAGCCACTTCCGACCTCGCAATCGACAACGAGTTCGGCGACGCAACTCGCTCAACCGGCGGTGTGACACTTCGAGCGCTCAACTTACTGTTCGACTTGTTCACGAAGTTGCGAAACGAGATTAATTAATCAGCCGGGACTGTACATCGTTGCTGTTCATTATGATAACGATAACGACACgacgtaaaaacaaaacaatcacAACAGTGATAACGACGATTGATAATCGAACGATACCTCACTCGATTCACTGTAACCGCGGTAACCGGACTGGACAACCACAGGAACAACAACGTCCCGATACAACAACGATTGAGGTTATGTCCAAACTCAAAACGACGAAgccccgttttttttttcaattgatcgAATTTCACCCGATTTTCGCGACGCACCATGAAACACTACCACAAACGGAACGAACTGTTCGGAACTCGTTTCCGAACATGCGATTTCGAATGAACGATCTTCAACGTCAACGGATGACACGTGATCTATAGTCTGTACCAAATAAGAGCGCACCGCGCTGGCGCATACAAATGAATCGCGGAGCGACGTCCGGACCCCCCTGGACGGGTCTATTAGCTATGTGATTGGTCGCCTTAGTCGGCTATGATCGGCGTCGTCGACGATGTTGCCGCCGTCGGCGACGCCGCCGTACATACAGGAAATTGTAGTCACAATGCGCTATTGCGTATTACATTGCGCTACCGCGTAttacatagtaaaataatagaccttttttttgtttttttttttaaacaacaacaagaaaaattcaataaacaGCGAATGcgcacaaaaaacaaaaatacgtgTTACCGCTAAAGACCGTTAAAATGGTGTGACAATATAACACACTCTGTATAAGCGGTTGACCCTGGTGGCGCTGGAACGCACGACGGTAGCGCTCTCTGACATGCGCGTGATATGACCGGTTTTTGTGCGCCGCCCGGTGCGCTCTTATTTGGTATAGACTATAGCGCATTACGTTCCACTAATCACTTTCGATATCCCACTTCTGATAATTTATGTTAACTTTTCCTACGATAAGAATTCCTAAGAGCAAGTTTATAAAGGCTtagaaaaacaacaatttattaaagtaaACGAGGCAATCGAATAACGTCTGGTCAACCTCGCAACGGCGCAGCCGCGCAGGTCACCAATCGCTACGCAACGCGCGACAACAACTATAGTCCGCTTCACGCAAACTGGCGGGTCGCCGCCGTCGTACCCCGGACCTCACCCAGCCTGTAGACAATGGTTCTCATTCTATGCGACCACCTGTTGCGGTCCGGGTCAGCGGCGCGTAACTATTAGCGCTATTGTTAAATTTCAAAGGTTTGGCTCTCCTGCGGACTACATTCCACGTTTATCcgtttttttaaaacgtat
Coding sequences within:
- the LOC132951402 gene encoding uncharacterized protein LOC132951402; this encodes MRRVLKNLNFSFKKCNDGRKFLMERLDIVALRCTFLRKMCTLRKNNDSRPVVYVDETWVNQNHSRSIIWQNNEGTEGLKVPIGKGGRLIVCHAGCARYDFIKDSKLVFRSNTGNTTDYHNQMNAEVYKEWFFDLLNHLEEPSIIVMDNASYHSTLAENYPKSNSRKSDVQKWLKDKNIPYSNLETLAELKMKVKNIMPREKSYLLDQLA